From Rhizobium tumorigenes, the proteins below share one genomic window:
- a CDS encoding polysaccharide biosynthesis/export family protein, giving the protein MSKIVISRTSLVCLSILLLSSCTYLPRSGPDAKLIDTQASIKVSSPDRKVGIDYALIDLNQNTLGFFEQKSIASLKQSFGGGRGGAPDVPLGYGDVVQVSIFESQSGGLFIPADAGSRAGNFVTLPNQTIDRGGTISVPYAGRIVAAGKSKEEVERNVEDKLASRAIEPQVVISTVSSVSSQVAVLGDVNNPKKIEVSPAGDRILDALSEAGGLATPGMETNITLQRRGKTATVAYETLLKNPIENIYIAPGDTIFADRHRRTFVAFGAAGTNGRFDFDDTDLSLNEGIGKAGGLSDTQANPGQVLLYRLVDKKILQDMHINTGSFRDETVPVVFRANLRDPAGLFAAQKFAMQDKDVLYISNAGSIELLKFLNIANSITSTASGTTSDAVTTRDAIRTLN; this is encoded by the coding sequence ATGAGCAAAATTGTTATTTCGCGTACGAGCCTCGTCTGTTTAAGCATTTTGTTGCTATCCAGCTGCACATATCTGCCCCGTTCTGGGCCAGACGCAAAATTGATAGACACCCAGGCCTCGATAAAAGTTTCATCTCCTGACCGTAAGGTCGGCATCGACTACGCATTGATCGATCTGAACCAGAATACGTTGGGATTTTTCGAGCAGAAGTCCATCGCCTCACTGAAGCAAAGTTTTGGCGGCGGCCGCGGTGGAGCTCCAGATGTTCCACTCGGCTACGGCGATGTAGTCCAAGTCTCCATCTTTGAATCCCAGTCGGGCGGCCTTTTCATTCCTGCCGACGCGGGTAGCCGCGCGGGCAACTTTGTAACACTGCCAAATCAGACCATCGATCGCGGCGGGACGATCAGCGTGCCCTACGCCGGACGCATCGTGGCTGCAGGAAAATCGAAGGAAGAAGTCGAACGCAACGTAGAAGACAAGCTGGCGAGCCGAGCGATCGAGCCGCAAGTGGTAATCTCTACTGTGAGCTCGGTGTCCAGTCAGGTTGCCGTGCTCGGCGACGTCAACAATCCGAAGAAAATTGAAGTTAGTCCCGCCGGTGATCGGATTCTTGACGCGCTGTCCGAGGCAGGTGGCCTTGCGACGCCTGGCATGGAAACCAATATCACCCTTCAAAGGCGCGGCAAAACGGCGACTGTGGCCTACGAAACGCTCCTCAAAAATCCGATCGAAAACATCTACATCGCACCCGGCGATACGATCTTCGCCGACCGTCATCGGCGCACATTCGTGGCTTTTGGTGCGGCGGGGACTAACGGTCGCTTTGATTTTGACGATACGGATCTCAGCCTCAATGAAGGTATTGGCAAGGCTGGGGGGCTTTCCGATACGCAGGCCAACCCAGGCCAGGTTCTGCTATATCGCTTGGTGGATAAGAAGATCTTGCAAGACATGCACATTAACACCGGATCGTTCCGTGATGAGACTGTTCCGGTGGTGTTCCGAGCGAACCTAAGGGATCCCGCTGGCTTGTTCGCCGCGCAGAAATTTGCAATGCAGGACAAGGATGTCCTGTACATTTCCAATGCGGGTTCGATCGAACTGCTGAAGTTCCTGAATATTGCAAACTCGATCACGTCAACAGCATCCGGAACGACGTCCGACGCCGTTACAACGCGAGATGCGATCCGGACACTTAACTGA